Proteins encoded together in one Quercus lobata isolate SW786 chromosome 3, ValleyOak3.0 Primary Assembly, whole genome shotgun sequence window:
- the LOC115981219 gene encoding uncharacterized protein LOC115981219, with protein sequence MNFRPILSFSEEEKIGTTQSHDDALLITLRIGDYDVKRLMVDGGSVAEVMYPDLYKGLRLKPEDLMPYSSPLMSFDGKLVIPKGMIRLPIKTGPEIVKVNFIVVDTYSPYTAIVCRPWLHIFRVVTSSLHQKQSRTPVSPPNTDAAEAKCEDLEDVVISGASEKFFWVGAQLPLQEKEELIEFLKRNIDVFAWDDCDALGIDLTFICHHLNVNPTITPKKQPPRRPSREHADAIRDEVAKLKRAGAIKEVFYPEWLANTMVVKKKSGK encoded by the exons ATGAATTTTCGCCCAATCTTGAGTTTTTCAGAAGAGGAAAAGATCGGAACCACCCAGTCCCATGATGATGCGTTGTTGATCACTCTCAGAATCGGGGACTATGATGTGAAAAGACTGATGGTGGATGGAGGTAGTGTGGCCGAGGTGATGTACCCCGACCTCTACAAGGGGCTAAGGTTAAAACCAGAGGACTTGATGCCCTATAGCTCTCCTCTAATGAGCTTCGACGGGAAGCTGGTCATTCCAAAGGGCATGATTAGGTTACCCATCAAGACCGGCCCAGAGATAGTGAAGGTGAACTTTATCGTGGTGGACACCTACTCCCCCTATACAGCCATCGTCTGTAGGCCCTGGCTTCATATCTTTAGGGTTGTTACTTCCTCATTGCATCAGAAG CAATCAAGGACCCCGGTTTCGCCCCCTAACACAGATGCCGCGGAGGCGAAATGTGAAGATCTAGAGGATGTGGTTATTAGTGGTGCCTCGGAGAAGTTCTTTTGGGTAGGGGCTCAGCTGcctcttcaagagaaagaggagttgaTTGAGTTCCTCAAAAGAAATATTGACGTATTTGCATGGGATGACTGTGATGCTCTCGGGATTGACCTAACCTTCATCTGTCACCATCTCAATGTCAACCCGACCATCACtcccaagaagcaaccacctcgTCGCCCATCAAGAGAGCACGCCGATGCGATTAGGGACGAAGTGGCGAAGCTTAAGCGTGCAGGAGCaatcaaagaagttttttaccccgaatggttggccaaCACCATGGTAGTCAAGAAGAAAAGTGGGAAATAG